Genomic segment of Clostridium sp. Marseille-P299:
AAGAAAAGTTGTTCCTTGTAATATTTATTTAGTTAAATAAATTACCTACAGTCCGCATATCTAATTCGAGCAATTGGCGGCATCAATAGCAATTACAATTAATAACCCGATCAATTCATTAGCATCATCTAGAACATTGATAGAATAGGTATCACCCCAATGGAACAATTCTTTACTAATTGTCATTATCACTTCGTTCCCTGAAACTACTTCATAGTCCCAACCAAAGGTATTACCTTCAATTCGCCAGTCATTAAATTCCAATTGATATTTTGGTCGAAATAGTGAAAATTCTTTTTTTATTTTCCCCAAATACTGACCACCTATTTCTATTTCAAAGGCAGGTAAAAATGTTAACAATTTCTGACGTATACAACCAACTTCTTCATTAAATCGATTATAAACATGTATTACATGGCCTATTGAAAAAACTTCGGCCTTTACAAAATACTTAGCTTCACCGAATTCATCGTAAATATCATATGTATCTGACCATGAGAATACTCTTTGCTTTATTAATAATTTCATATTAACCTCCTTACCGTATACATTAAAATAGCCCATAACATTTCAAATATACAAGAAATGTTATGAGCTATTATTACTTATAAAGCTTCGTGAAATCAACGCAATAATCGCATTAATTACATTCCTTTGCTTTATTATAGTATATTATCATATATTAGGAAACTCTTTTCTCATTCATCTTAAATACAGTATCTGCGATATTTAATGTAGATGCACGATGTGATACGAAAAGTACCGTTTTATTTTTGCATTCTTCTTTTAAACTCTTTAAAATAATACCTTCATTTAAACTATCCAAGTTACTTGTTGGTTCGTCTAACATAAGGAATGGAGCATCATGTAAGAAGGCTCTTGCAATACCGATTCTTTGCTTTTCTCCACCAGATAAGCTGTCACCTAATTCTCCAACATTGGTATCATATCCCTTTGGAAGTGACATGATGAAATCATGTACGGAAGCGCGCTTTGCTGCACTGATTACTTCCTCCATAGTAGCATCTAATTTAGCTATCTTAATATTATTGGCGATTGTATCATGGAAAAGGTAAGTTTCTTGAGTAACATAACTTTCCATATCTCTAAGATTCGAAGTATTAATTTCCCTTACGTCTTGATTTGATACCTTAACAGCTCCTGAATTTACATCCCAGAAACGCATGAAAAGTTTTAATAATGTAGATTTACCAGAACCACTTTTGCCTTGTATTCCGTAAATCTGATTTGGCTGAATATCTAAGCTGAAGTTTTCTAAAATAACTTCATTATCATAGGAAAATGTTACATTTTCAGCTTTTATACCTTCAAATTTAACTTCCTTCTTACCAATAATATCTTCAACCATTGGCTCTTCTTCTAATAAGTCTAAGACACGATTTCCACTAGCTAATGTCTGTAACAAGTTATTTGATAAATTACTAAGAGCAACCACTGGTCCAAAAGAGCTCATCATAGCAATTGATGGAATGATAACTCCATCAAATCCTACATATCCGTTGTTATAGAATACCAAACTAACTACAAACATGACGATAAAAAATACTAAAATTGCCATGTCAGTAACCGTACTTTGTAATCCTTCAAACTTTTTAAGATTCTTTTGTAAACCTTCTATTTTCTTCGTTTTGTCATTAATCTCTTTTAAGCGCTCATCTCCCGCTTGATATTGAATACTTTCTGAAAGTCCACGTAAGCTATCAAGTAACACGCTATTTAACTCACCGAATTCATTACGATAGGTACTTCCAGTATCTTTTCCAATATGAGAGATTATTAATGGGATAATAACACCAACTGTAATATAACCTGCTACCGCTATAAGAGCAAATACAAAGTGATATCTACCAATAAATAATACCATAATTGCAGAAGTAAGTACTGCAATCACAATTGGTGAAATTGTATGTGCATAAAATACTTCTAGTAATTCAATATCACTTGTAATAATTGCAATAATATTTCCTTTATCCTTACCTTCAAGTTTTGCAGGTGCAAGTCTTCTTAAAGCTGTAAATACCTTATTACGAATGATTGCTAATAATTTAAAGGCAATAAAATGATTACATGCTTGTTCTGCATAACGTAAAATTCCACGAAAAACAGCACAAAGTATTAATAATATAAAAATAGTTTTTAATGAGATTCCTATCTCAAAATTTAAAATATCAAGAATTGCATACCCACCTAAAATACTAATAAAAATAGAACATAGAAAACCTACGACTCCCATTGCAATTGCAACTAACATAACATGAATTAGAGGTTTTACGAGCCCTATTAAATTGCCCATGATCTTTATTCCACTTCGACGCATATATATTCTCCTTCCATGTTAATTGTTTCCAGCATAGCCTTCTAGTTTCATTTGACTTTGATATAGGTTTGCATAAACTCCCCTCTTATTTAACAACTCTTCATGAGTACCAGTTTCAGCAATCTTACCACCATCTAGCAAGAAGATTTGATCTGAAGGCACTACATTTGCTAAACGATGTGAAATTAAAATGACCGTTTTCGTCTTTGCCAGTTCATGAATGATACTCATAATTTGATTTTCACTTTCAACATCAATATTTGAAGTTGCTTAATCAAAGATGTAAATTGGCGTATCATGGAGAAGTGCTCTAGCAAGTGCAAGACGTTGACACTGTCCACCAGATAGGTTGGAGGCCTTTTCTAAAAGTTTTGTTTCTAGACCATTTTCTTGATATAAAAAGTCATATAAATTAACCTTTTTAAGGACTTCATCCATTTCTTTCTTCGTTGCATTTGGTTTCGCCATTCGAAGATTATCTTCTACCGTTCCTTTAAATAGATGACTGTTGTGGCGAACCAATGTGATATGATTCATAATGCTTTCCTCAGATATCTCTGAAAGCTTTTTATTACCAATTAAAATGTCACCTTCATAGCCCCTATTAATACCCATAATTAAAGAGACTAAGGTACTCTTACCACAGCCAGATTCACCAACAAAAGATACAAAACTATTTGGTTTAATCTTTGCATTTACATTATTTAAAATACTGCGTTCTTTATCATAAGCAAAAGAAAGCTTCTCAAATGTAATTTCAGTATCCTCTTTCTTTAAGCTTTCTCCATTCTTATCTGGTTCTTCCATATCAAGTATACGGAATAACTTTTCACTGGCTGCCATTCCATTCATTGCAATATGGAAAAATGATCCTAACAAACGAAGTGGTATAAAAAATTCTGAAGCAAGCATAATGATTGCAAATGTTTCGGTAATTCCTATATTACCTTTTTGAAATTGTGTAACTGCAACGATTACACCAAGAGCTGCTCCACCAAAAGAAATTAAATCCATTAAACTGATTGAATTTAACTGCATAATAAGTACTCGCATGGTTATTTTACGAAAACGTTCTGCTTCCACATCCATTTCTTTTGATTTAACTTCATCTGCTTGATAGATTTTTAATGTGGTTAATCCTTGAAGATTTTCTAAAAAACTATCCCCTAAATCGGTATAAATACCCCAGTATTTATTTAATAATTTCTTAGCAAATTTTTGAACTGCAATAATTGATATTGGAATCAGTGGAACACAGATTAGTAATACAATGGCTGACTTAAAATTCACAAAAGATAATATTATGAACAAGGTAAATGGTGCTAGTAGACTATAAAATAACTGTGGCAAATATCTACCAAAGTAGATTTCTAATTGTTCAATTCCTTCTACACTTACTTGTACTACTTCAGAAGTTGAAACATGTTCTTGATAAGAAATCCCTAATTTCAATAACTTTTTATATACCTTTTCTCTAAGTACTTGTTTTACGTTTGATGATGCTAGATAAGAAGATTTCGCAGCAAGCAAATGACAGCACATTCGAATTATAATTACTATACCAACGACAACCACCATTTTAATAATATCATTTGTCGTTGCTCGCTTAAAATAAGCATCTTCTAATAAACTACCAATCGTAAAAATCGCAACTACATTTGCAATAAGCGCAATAAAATTCCATAAAACATTTAACTTTATATGATGAACGGAATTTCCTAGTAAACGAACTAACCGTTTATTTATCATTTTTCTTCCTATCCCTTTCATTATTAAGAGTTGATTTTCAACTACTTACTTCGCTAAAATGTTGACTTTTCAATCTCTTACTTTTCTTTTGAAGCAGTTTTCTCAACCGCTTTTTTTTCTTTTCTACTTAAAATCACATGATTGATTGCCATAACTGGATGGTTAAAAAGCATTCTCGGCCCAGAATAACGCATAACTTCTTTAATTTTCGCTCTCATTTCTGGTTTATAACAATGAACCCTACAATTGTTACAAAATGTTTTTGTCTCAATAAATGGACATTTATCACTTCGAAAAATTGCATAATCAATCAGTTGTTGACATTCCTCACATGGCACATTACCACCATGTTTCGCTTTGTGATTCCCTTTACAATACTTTTTAATCATCCAAGTAACAACTTCTTTTTCTAATTCTCTCTTTTCTTCAATCGTTTTGGTTTTACTCATATTCCACCTCAGTATGTCACTTTCATTGCTACGATACTGTACAAAAAATTTGTATTCAATTACTCACTTAAGGAATCTAATGCCTCTTTATTTTCTTTTATAGTCTTAATGTGAAATGTAAAATAATAATATTTAAATACAATCACTGCTGCTATAAAAATTCTCGCATGAAGGTTATTCACAAAATAAAATGTAATTAATAACATCGCAGACACTGGTAATAAGATACTAAGCTTCGTCTTTAATGTCATTGCACGATTGTTAACAAAACTCTCTAAGTGCTTTTTATATAACTTTGTTGACATGAACCAACGATGAAATTTCTCCGATCCTTTTGCAAAAAAATACGAAGCCAACAATAAAAAAGGAGTGGTTGGTAATACTGGTATAATTACACCAACAGCTCCTATTCCTAAAAATACAAATGCAAATAATAAGTACAATAATCTTAATGGTTTTTTCTTCATATCATCCTCTTTCTGGTATGTTCCCAAACCAATTTTTGGGTTAGTCTGCGCTAACTTCCTATGACATTATAACTATTGGGTATTAAAAAAGCAACACTTGTAAATGATAATCTTTTTCATTTACAAGTGTTGCTTACTATCCTTTATATCTTCTTCTATTATTAGATAAAACTATTTCATTTATAGTATTTCACTCAAACTTCGCAGTTTCAAAATCTCTACTATATTTGATAAATTCAGCCGAAACAGTATATTAATTACCATGATTAAAACCTTTGCATCGACGCGACTATGACGAATGTGTGAAGTTAGTTATATGATTGCTAATTAGTGCTCACGGTTGTCTGTTTTACTAAAACCATGGCTGATATCGGTTCTACCAAAATTTCACCTGTCACTTCTTTTATACTCTCAATTCCTGCTTTCTCTCCGTTTACATACACATTCCATGCTCCTTCAGGCAAAGCTATGCTCTTACTCTCTTTGTTTGCATTATAAATTACAAAGATATGCTCTGTCGTTGCAT
This window contains:
- a CDS encoding LURP-one-related/scramblase family protein; translated protein: MKLLIKQRVFSWSDTYDIYDEFGEAKYFVKAEVFSIGHVIHVYNRFNEEVGCIRQKLLTFLPAFEIEIGGQYLGKIKKEFSLFRPKYQLEFNDWRIEGNTFGWDYEVVSGNEVIMTISKELFHWGDTYSINVLDDANELIGLLIVIAIDAANCSN
- a CDS encoding amino acid ABC transporter ATP-binding/permease protein codes for the protein MRRSGIKIMGNLIGLVKPLIHVMLVAIAMGVVGFLCSIFISILGGYAILDILNFEIGISLKTIFILLILCAVFRGILRYAEQACNHFIAFKLLAIIRNKVFTALRRLAPAKLEGKDKGNIIAIITSDIELLEVFYAHTISPIVIAVLTSAIMVLFIGRYHFVFALIAVAGYITVGVIIPLIISHIGKDTGSTYRNEFGELNSVLLDSLRGLSESIQYQAGDERLKEINDKTKKIEGLQKNLKKFEGLQSTVTDMAILVFFIVMFVVSLVFYNNGYVGFDGVIIPSIAMMSSFGPVVALSNLSNNLLQTLASGNRVLDLLEEEPMVEDIIGKKEVKFEGIKAENVTFSYDNEVILENFSLDIQPNQIYGIQGKSGSGKSTLLKLFMRFWDVNSGAVKVSNQDVREINTSNLRDMESYVTQETYLFHDTIANNIKIAKLDATMEEVISAAKRASVHDFIMSLPKGYDTNVGELGDSLSGGEKQRIGIARAFLHDAPFLMLDEPTSNLDSLNEGIILKSLKEECKNKTVLFVSHRASTLNIADTVFKMNEKRVS
- a CDS encoding nitrous oxide-stimulated promoter family protein, which gives rise to MSKTKTIEEKRELEKEVVTWMIKKYCKGNHKAKHGGNVPCEECQQLIDYAIFRSDKCPFIETKTFCNNCRVHCYKPEMRAKIKEVMRYSGPRMLFNHPVMAINHVILSRKEKKAVEKTASKEK
- a CDS encoding YbaN family protein, whose protein sequence is MKKKPLRLLYLLFAFVFLGIGAVGVIIPVLPTTPFLLLASYFFAKGSEKFHRWFMSTKLYKKHLESFVNNRAMTLKTKLSILLPVSAMLLITFYFVNNLHARIFIAAVIVFKYYYFTFHIKTIKENKEALDSLSE